A single region of the Anaerolineales bacterium genome encodes:
- a CDS encoding class IV adenylate cyclase, translating into MDKHTETEVKLRVPDLALIAKRLEGIGATLKTPRVYERNIHYDDPAQTLTGSGRVLRLRQDNAARLTYKEPAALGAYGSTTRTEIEIGVDDFEAADMLLQRIGFTPTWVYEKYRTTYTLDGCEVVLDELPIGTFVEIEGEPEAIRRCLVALGLDRLPTIKESYSALFHKLKQDHNLPIRDLTFDNFRDIDSEKGLFPFTPDEKE; encoded by the coding sequence ATGGATAAGCATACCGAAACCGAGGTAAAACTGCGCGTTCCTGACCTTGCGCTCATCGCCAAACGCTTAGAGGGAATCGGCGCAACCCTGAAAACACCCCGTGTCTACGAGCGCAATATCCACTACGATGATCCAGCCCAAACGCTGACCGGAAGTGGGCGTGTGCTGCGCCTGCGGCAAGATAACGCCGCCCGGCTAACATACAAAGAACCAGCCGCTCTCGGCGCTTACGGCAGCACCACCCGCACCGAAATTGAGATCGGCGTTGATGATTTTGAGGCGGCGGATATGCTCTTGCAGCGTATTGGATTCACTCCGACGTGGGTCTATGAAAAGTACCGCACCACCTACACCCTTGATGGCTGCGAAGTTGTTCTGGATGAGCTTCCCATTGGGACGTTCGTTGAGATCGAAGGTGAGCCAGAGGCGATTAGACGGTGCTTGGTAGCGTTGGGCTTGGATCGCCTCCCCACCATCAAAGAGAGCTACTCGGCACTCTTTCATAAGCTGAAACAGGATCATAATCTGCCGATCCGTGACCTGACCTTTGATAATTTCAGAGACATAGATAGTGAAAAAGGGTTATTTCCGTTCACGCCAGATGAAAAAGAATAG